In the Fundulus heteroclitus isolate FHET01 unplaced genomic scaffold, MU-UCD_Fhet_4.1 scaffold_92, whole genome shotgun sequence genome, GTGATAGTTGATTTTATTAAAGTAGAGAGAGTAACAATTTCAGTAGCCTACTTCATTATGGGCACTGTGTATCtcccctctgtccctctctctctgatcAAATAATCCGAAGAAGAGAAAAGCTGTGCGCACAAAGTTAAAGGAGAAGCGGCTGAGCTGCAGCCCAGCGCATTGGATCCCGTTATTTTCATTCTGTACCGGACAAGCAGTGGAAAAATCCTAAGAATGTGTTGATGACAGAGAGATTTTCCCGGAGATTTACTTGTTTTCTTGTATTCACGAAGACAtttggatttgtttgttttttttacctctgtccAAAGTAAGCCGAATTTTGACTTTGTCTCTGTAGATTTCTGCGTGCTGTGCGTTAAATGTCTATCCGTTCCTCAAAGATTAAGTTCTACCATTATCAAAGAAACAATAGCTTTGGCAAAGACATATCATTTGTACTGTAAAGTACATAATGCAGATATTTACACTTAAATCCAAGCAGATCTGTCATGCGTAAAAGCGGCGACACAGCTCCGTAGCGCACACTCGGCTCGCCTTgcaattgggattttttttttctaaagcgtGTCAATTATAAGCGTTATTTTGACGGTTGAATTTCTTGTTAAAACGTAGTTAAATCAAAGTCGAAGCAAAAAATCGATACAATCTCTTTTTTATTCACTTGCCAAAAGGGGGGAAAGGCAGCAGCAACGCTTCACTGTTGCACCTGCATTTGCTACATCTTTATCTGCGATAAAATACAgtacaggcttttttttttttcttttttctttttttgtttcttcttaaaTCAAAGGAATCTCATCTGCATGTGGACTGTACACAATGGACCATCTAGATCCGTACTGGTCTCCACTTCCTCCCGAACTCAACTCCTCCGGAGCCACTGGCTTAGGCTTCTCCCCTTACCCTCGTCTCCTAAACATCTCCTCTAACATGTCCACGCAGAGTGTACCCTTTCAGGGCAGCAGCACCCTGGTGACTGCCATAATCTCTTTCACGGTCTTTTTGTTGGGTCTGGCCGGCAACACGCTGGCCATTTACGTGGTGCTGCGTTACGCTAAGATGAAGACTGTCACCAACATCTACATCCTGAACCTGGCTGTGGCCGATGAGCTCTATATCATCGGGCTCCCCTTCCTTACCACTCAAAACGTGCTCTCCTACTGGCCCTTTGGAGCCTTCCTCTGCCGTGTGGTAATGACGGCAGACTCCATGAACCAGTTCACATCCATCTTCTGTCTCACGGTCATGTCCATGGATCGTTACCTGGCTGTGGTCCATCCGATCCGCAGCACGAAATGGAGACACCCTCGGGTGGCCAAGGTGGTGAGCGCCGCGGTGTGGGCTGTGTCCTTTGTTGTGGTCCTGCCAGTGGTCATCTTCTCTGATGTGCAGgtatatttttagatatttctattttttctagTACATTCTCATTTTTCAATATTACTGAACCCATCTGGAGGTCCAAAAgtgccaaaaataaaaagtaagtaataatatgaataataattaaaataaaacataaatggtTTGTTAAACATCTATTGAAACACACATATCAATTAATATATgtactatattaaaaaaaaacatttcattatcTGTTTTCATTATCAGGACTTTTTCTGTTAACCTTACACGTCACAATCAGGGGATGGGACGAATACTGTCATGGTGGTATGTAATGGGACCCAAATACAGATTGAATCAATTAAAAATTAACAGACAACTTACAGTAAAGAACTCAGATAATAGGACAAGGAACACGGGTAGGGAAATGGAGGAGAAACAGAGAAGCTGATGGAAGAATAGAGTCCATAGGAGTCACAGAAGAATACAACTATGACTGGAAATAATTCAAGTGCTTAAATAGTGAGGGAGGGTCAGAGGATAGGTAAGCAAACCAGAAGAGGTAATGAGAGGAGATGGGGAGCAGGAGTGGCAGAGAGAGGCTAAATTAAGGGCTGAGCAGAGAAACAAGAAACACATGAGATCATATCTTGGAGAGagcttgataaaataaaatctaaatgaacAAGAACATAGGGAACAGACTAAGATACCAATATATAAGACAAGCTAAAATTACAACAGTGAAATGCAGACGTCCCCAAAAACTGAAATGAGGATAAAGCAGCTCATAACAAATACTGCAGTCATGATTAGTCTGAACTGGACTTTCCTGTGCAGGTTAATTTTTCATTAACAAaatgtatctttaaaaaaaaaaaaagatatggaCATGTGGCCACTTAGTGGTTTCAGAAAAGGAAACACTTTTGTTGGACACAGATTATCTCTGCAGGACATATAGGTGAGCTTCATGAAAGGTTAACAGGTACAGAggacagatctttttttttttttttttttacctcaccCACATAACAGTTTTATTGATGCAAACACTATTCGCCCCAAGAGAGTGAAACAACTAAAATCTTGGATTTAAGGCCAAGAGCAACCCCAACAGGAGAGACTAATGAACACAGTTTAAGCTATGGCGACTACAGACTGTCTGAGCATTGAGTAAACACCCAAACAAATAAAGTGACCGCAGCTGTTGTTTGTGAGCATAAAGTTCATCAggtaaaaaaatgcttttgtgtTACAATGGTATTTGTCTTTCATGTGTCTGTATAAAATATCAGCCAGTGTCTGCAGATGGCATCAAGTCAGTAAGCATGCTCTGTGGATGTTCCTCCTGCATGCTATCAATGGTTAGTTGAAGGTAGCAGATGCCTTTTTTTATCAGTGTCTGAGTTTAATAAAGGAGAGAGCACTTAAATATGAAGGCCATGTACATATTTTCACGTGTTTACCTTAATGTATTAGACCCAAACAACTGTGTGGATAAATGATAGAAATACCTATAGAGTTTGACTGGTGGTAAAGAGTCTTGGAATAATATGTTAACAGCTAAATTACTGTAGTGTAATAAAACACTAACAGATTACGAGGAGAAAACGGGAGACTTGTGGAACTGCTGGATGGCTCTGCTGGATGAGATAAAGTAGGAGGAGAGTGTTGACACATGCTTGTGCAAATCAGAGGAACACTGGCATTAAAAACTTGTTCAcatattgtattttatctttgcttTTAGTCAAAGCTGTCATTGAGCAATCTGATGAAGGACAGGCTGACTGGGCTCACAACAGCCCTTTTAAAACCTTGCGTAAGGTGCCAGTCTCAAACGCACAGTTCCCAGAGGATATTTCTTCTGATTTCCTCCTCTTCACTGGATAAATCACCATGTAAACCTTCACTCATGCTTAACCTGGAGACAATACAATTACCTTTGTCTTGCTTGGCCATTGTACTGTATTATGTGTTCTGATTGTCCAGCTTCGAGGCTTAAAAACtccaaaataataacaaatactATAGCACGATGTGatgatctttcataaaaactttgtatgcaaccagagttaCTGacgtatacattttaaaaaatgtcaaatatcatggctatgcacctttaacctATGTTTTCTCTCTCACTGATGCATCCATGCAGAGACTCAATAAAGTAGCAGGGTGAACAAGAGTACACTTATGGGCACGCCCAGAGAATACGACCCGAATCCCTCCGCTCATGAAgtgactaatggagcctatagaggcaactgcagtaaatagaggataactaattttacacgtcgggcaattgtaagggcatgtatggcaATGAAAACTAATAATATTTAACCCTTAAACTTGTGCAATGCTCCTTTAACAAACTAAATTGTTTACCGGATTGTCCTCCAAGCAGTATCAAGGATATATAGTTTGAAATGTAGCATTCagccaataaaacaaacaaaagagctTCAAAGGTAGAATAATCAAATTACTGTGacgaaaacaaaattaaattaggGAAAAGGCACAAAGAATAACAGAAATATAACCAAATTAATTACAAGATGAGATCAttgtaagaagaaaaaaaaaataggaccaTGACTTTGACAGGCAATGAAGATGTAggaacaggtgtgctgattacCACAGCTGGACAGGTGTGACAGAGACAGGAAGGACTGCCAGAAACCCTAATTCAACAcaatagaataataaaaattgtaACAATATACAGAACAGGGCGGCTTAACAGCaagcaggcttaaatcagaggcaaccaaactttcgctcagttcattttaaaaacatttcaacacatatccaggagtctttgtcggATTAACACTAAACCTTAAAATATAGTGAAATCTTATACCCCTTGTCCTAACAGCAAGATATACATTGAATATACATTGAATAATCAtaacttgactttttttttaaccacatacTGACCTAAGTTTTAATTGGATCCTTTTCTCTAATAACTTTCAGGACAAATTTAACTCGTGTAACATGATCTGGCCAGAGCCAAAGGATGTGTGGTCTACAGCCTTCATCATATACACTGCCACAGTCGGTTTCTTCGGACCGCTGCTCATTATTTGCCTCTGTTACCTTCTTATTGTTATTAAGGTATGTTGAAATCATCCTTATAACCATCTATTGTACGTCCCTTACCTCATTAAAGATGTGTTAATCATTATTCATGTAGGTGAAGTCCTCTGGCGCCAGGGTGGGTTTCATTAACCGCCGTCGTTCAGAGCGAAAGGTGACACGGATGGTGGTCGTCATCGTGGTGGTCTTTGTGCTCTGCTGGCTGCCGTTCTTCATCATCAACATGGTTAACCTGGTGGTCATCATCCCTGAGTCCAGTGTCACGGCTGGGATCTACTTCTTTGCTGTTATCCTGTCCTACGTCAACTCCTGTGCCAACCCGCTTCTCTATGGCTTTTTGTCGGATAACTTCAAACAAAGCTTCAGAAAGGTCGGCTGAAAATCCTCCTGTGTTATAACAACACCACTGAATTATTAAAGTTCtcataggctacgttcacactgcagcctgaagtgacccaattccgatttttttgcccatatgggacctgtatctgatcttttcatgacagtctgaacaacacagatcggatttttttcaaatgcccacttggatatgtggtcctgaatccgatacgtatctgatcttttcaaatgcgacctgtgtctgtacggccaggtcgcatttatccgacctacacgtcattgatacttgacaaacgtcactaacggtggacctggctatgccaaagaggttggcTATTGTGCGGTAACAAGCACCTGTTGCAAGTCCATACAGCCCCACAGCAACGTGTTTACTcgttgtgtgtttttatatgaGAGCACTAAAGAGATccgttcagacgcacataaaggtttCCTTTGTCATTCGAAAATAATGATtgaagtccgtatcagtaaagccgctcacGTCGCTAAACTTCCTTTTCGATCTTCTTAAAAGGATTGCTTTGGTAATGTGCTGGTTCTggttggagaataacgtaaagaacgcaagatacgctgcagcattacgatccatgtttactttcgcaaacactgagcacgcttgctacgtatgacgtcaccgcgtcctctactgcgcatgcgggacacttaggtgtatgaatgcagttcacacaggagatcgaATACAAGTCGCATAAATTttgaaatgtgaacggacacgtaaaaaaatccgatttcattacaaaatcggaattgagcatcaaggcctgcagtgtgaacgtagccatagATGTTACACTGTGTTGCACGATTGTCATATGTTTTGTTCATGTTCATTTTGTTTCAATTACTCACCTGGTTTCCTGTTTTACTTTATCTATAAGCCTTTTCGCTCTGTCTTTGGTCAAGATCTTGTTTTTCCTGTCACACCTGAGACTTAGCTGCAACTGAAACACCTTCCTTTCTTCATTATTTGCcttctcctttttctccttCTGGCCAGTCCTAGTTGTCTGTACCACTTAAGCGTTATTAATCTGCTGTCACACTGCTTCTTATCTTACCAGATATGTTGATATATTGAAAATTATTCTTTTCagtaagttttaaaaaataaataaaaatgaagcttGTTTTGTAAAATATCAATTCCTGACACATTTTGAAAGTGTTTGTGATACTTTTGACGTTGTATGGTGGATATAGATGTGGACTGGGGTGAAGGCCTTAAACTTTACAGTGTGCTCCTGTACCAGAAGTTACATTTTGAcatcaccatccatccatccatccattttctaacacgtctatcccttgtggggtcgcgaggggtgctggttcctatctccagctgtcaatgggcgagaggcaggtacaccctggacaggtcgcccgTCTATTGCAGATTTTGACATCacattgtattattttctgtttcgaTACCTAAGGCTCAATAGATTTTCTGGGAATTAAAGGTTAATGCTTTACACACACTTGACAAGTGTTTTATATTGAGCTCCAGGTCATTGTGGTtagaaggcctccttgccattcCCCTACTCTTTAGCCCCCTTCAGAAATTCTCTCTCAAATTCAGGTCAGGACACTATTACTAATTTCAAAGAGGAGCTAATAAAATGCCAGGATTTCCATTTTCCCTGCAGCATCTTCTAGTGAGTATCCTTTAAGCAAGAACCCTCACAATGTGCCCAAGAACTCCTCTTTGCTTCACTTTTATGAAAaactttgagaaaataaaacacattaaaacaaatccTTGGCACCGCACaaatttactgttttttatAGCTGTATTCATGCTCATGTCCGTGCCAAGCTTTTGTATAAAACCCATCTGAGTACCGGCACTTTAATCAACTGCTTATTCATTAAGGGAGTTCGCCCTGTAACCAGCAGGTTGCTGGTTCATACCCCCGTTTCaactgtctcagttgttgtgtccttgacACTTCACCACCTTTGCttgctgccggtggtcagaggtTTCGGTGGCGCCAATTTTCTGGCAGCCTTGATAAAGCG is a window encoding:
- the LOC105917089 gene encoding somatostatin-like receptor F_48D10.1 isoform X1 codes for the protein MDHLDPYWSPLPPELNSSGATGLGFSPYPRLLNISSNMSTQSVPFQGSSTLVTAIISFTVFLLGLAGNTLAIYVVLRYAKMKTVTNIYILNLAVADELYIIGLPFLTTQNVLSYWPFGAFLCRVVMTADSMNQFTSIFCLTVMSMDRYLAVVHPIRSTKWRHPRVAKVVSAAVWAVSFVVVLPVVIFSDVQDKFNSCNMIWPEPKDVWSTAFIIYTATVGFFGPLLIICLCYLLIVIKVKSSGARVGFINRRRSERKVTRMVVVIVVVFVLCWLPFFIINMVNLVVIIPESSVTAGIYFFAVILSYVNSCANPLLYGFLSDNFKQSFRKVLCLKGMRCAANGVDDGDPSAPRTEKTTAQDCILRSPRNEVYHDPQSSQISPHPTDSHGPHTAADLNRSTPKHQLSSTFPGTATTTITSKITSETNAPEPPITALTAASSSASSAPQEQQ
- the LOC105917089 gene encoding somatostatin-like receptor F_48D10.1 isoform X2 — encoded protein: MDHLDPYWSPLPPELNSSGATGLGFSPYPRLLNISSNMSTQSVPFQGSSTLVTAIISFTVFLLGLAGNTLAIYVVLRYAKMKTVTNIYILNLAVADELYIIGLPFLTTQNVLSYWPFGAFLCRVVMTADSMNQFTSIFCLTVMSMDRYLAVVHPIRSTKWRHPRVAKVVSAAVWAVSFVVVLPVVIFSDVQDKFNSCNMIWPEPKDVWSTAFIIYTATVGFFGPLLIICLCYLLIVIKVKSSGARVGFINRRRSERKVTRMVVVIVVVFVLCWLPFFIINMVNLVVIIPESSVTAGIYFFAVILSYVNSCANPLLYGFLSDNFKQSFRKVLCLKGMRCAANGVDDGDPSAPRTEKTTAQDCILRSPRNEVYHDPQSSQEQPRQP